From the Leucobacter tenebrionis genome, one window contains:
- a CDS encoding GntR family transcriptional regulator codes for MTRAADATGTRGADGSGPPALVLQRASAAEQVADRLTALILEGTIGPGERLRESTLAQTLDISRNSVREGIRLLERGRLVKYEMHRGAVVVTPSIEELDDLYRTRLHLESLGVGVEATPAHTAALERAFEHLVDAADTGSARAVVAADLAFHSTLVARLGSARIDSFFETVMTETGYYLLILSHADDEIGRIDEAVLDDHRLLLEAVRSGDAGEARRALTAHLRSNHERIRQILAGGDTADAR; via the coding sequence ATGACGAGAGCAGCCGACGCGACCGGGACCCGGGGGGCCGATGGGTCCGGCCCCCCGGCCCTCGTGCTGCAGCGCGCGAGCGCGGCCGAGCAGGTGGCCGACCGGCTCACCGCCCTGATCCTCGAGGGGACGATCGGCCCCGGGGAGCGTCTGCGCGAGAGCACCCTCGCGCAGACGCTCGACATCTCCAGGAACTCGGTGCGCGAGGGCATCCGCCTGCTCGAGCGCGGGCGCCTCGTGAAGTACGAGATGCACCGGGGCGCGGTCGTGGTCACCCCCTCGATCGAGGAGCTTGACGACCTCTACCGTACGCGGCTGCACCTCGAGTCTCTGGGGGTGGGTGTCGAGGCGACGCCGGCTCACACGGCCGCGCTCGAGCGGGCCTTCGAGCACCTCGTCGACGCGGCGGACACGGGGAGCGCCCGCGCGGTCGTCGCGGCCGATCTCGCCTTCCACTCGACCCTCGTGGCGCGGCTCGGCAGCGCCCGCATCGACTCGTTCTTCGAGACCGTGATGACGGAGACGGGGTACTACCTGCTCATCCTCTCGCACGCCGATGACGAGATCGGCCGGATCGACGAGGCCGTGCTCGATGACCACCGCCTGCTGCTCGAGGCTGTGCGCTCGGGAGATGCGGGCGAAGCGCGGCGCGCGCTGACGGCGCACCTGCGGAGCAATCACGAGCGGATCCGCCAGATCCTCGCCGGAGGCGACACGGCGGATGCGCGGTGA
- a CDS encoding MFS transporter translates to MFIALRHRIFRRLFAAHVVALLGTGLSTIAIGFLVFDISGNGAAAVLGTLLAIKMLTFLLIGPLAPAIAHRVGEKRLLVLTDLSRAAIAIALPFVDNVAVAYVLIFLLQSASALFTPTFQATIPRVVTDERQYTGALALSRLAYDAEALISPTIAGAVLVFAPSAALFLGTSAGFLGSAALILSAALPKSVAGEEDTVRREITRGTHLMATVPELRGVLAIYLAHASVGAITMVLTVPLVLGGLGGDEGQAAGLLAVYGVGSITSAVFMPAIVARIGPRSYIFAGLLVMSAAMLFVWPILSWHPGTEALPWLGAVWFFAGLGNSAVLAPMGRVIRDSVPDEDLPHVFAAQFSLAHGWWLISYPVAGWGATALGYGPMTLLLAAFSLAALGFSARLWPAPEKLTVA, encoded by the coding sequence ATGTTCATCGCACTCCGTCACCGCATCTTCCGCCGCCTCTTCGCCGCGCACGTGGTGGCGCTGCTCGGCACCGGGCTCTCGACGATCGCCATCGGCTTCCTCGTATTCGACATATCGGGCAACGGGGCGGCCGCGGTGCTGGGCACACTCCTCGCGATCAAGATGCTGACGTTCCTGCTGATCGGCCCGCTCGCACCCGCCATCGCCCACCGCGTGGGCGAGAAGCGCCTCCTGGTGCTCACCGACCTGTCGCGAGCGGCGATCGCGATCGCGCTCCCCTTCGTCGACAACGTCGCGGTCGCCTACGTGCTCATCTTCCTCCTGCAGTCGGCGTCGGCGCTCTTCACGCCGACATTCCAGGCGACCATCCCTCGCGTCGTGACCGACGAGCGCCAGTACACGGGGGCACTCGCGCTCAGCCGTCTCGCCTACGACGCCGAGGCGCTCATCTCACCGACCATCGCCGGAGCGGTGCTCGTATTCGCCCCCTCGGCGGCGCTCTTCCTCGGCACGAGCGCCGGCTTCCTCGGCTCGGCGGCGCTGATCCTCTCGGCCGCGCTACCGAAGAGCGTCGCCGGTGAAGAAGATACGGTGCGCCGCGAGATCACCCGCGGCACTCACCTCATGGCCACGGTGCCCGAGCTGCGCGGGGTGCTCGCCATCTACCTCGCCCACGCGTCGGTCGGCGCAATCACGATGGTGCTCACAGTTCCCCTCGTGCTCGGCGGGCTCGGCGGAGACGAGGGCCAGGCAGCCGGCCTGCTTGCCGTCTACGGTGTGGGATCCATCACCTCTGCGGTGTTCATGCCCGCCATCGTGGCCCGCATCGGCCCGCGTTCCTACATCTTCGCGGGCCTGCTCGTCATGAGCGCCGCCATGCTCTTCGTGTGGCCCATCCTCTCCTGGCATCCGGGCACGGAGGCGCTCCCCTGGCTCGGGGCCGTGTGGTTCTTCGCGGGGCTCGGCAACTCCGCGGTGCTCGCTCCGATGGGACGCGTGATCCGCGACTCGGTGCCCGATGAGGACCTGCCCCACGTCTTCGCCGCCCAGTTCTCGCTCGCTCACGGCTGGTGGCTCATCAGCTACCCCGTAGCCGGCTGGGGAGCGACCGCGCTCGGCTACGGCCCCATGACACTGCTCCTGGCAGCCTTCTCCCTCGCCGCCCTCGGGTTCTCGGCCAGACTGTGGCCCGCACCCGAGAAGCTCACGGTCGCATAG
- a CDS encoding ArsR/SmtB family transcription factor has translation MGKPAETPPPRQPTAAELDHAAAVLQLLSDRTRLGIIAILLPGDELSVGEIAQRLERPVPAVSQHLAKLKSGRLVLSRREGTSIKYRLCGEHVSLLVENLLQHTEHELFAEPPHHRFAEAGETEQARSAPAAARA, from the coding sequence ATGGGTAAGCCAGCAGAGACCCCGCCCCCGCGGCAGCCCACCGCGGCCGAACTCGATCACGCCGCGGCGGTGCTCCAACTGCTCTCCGACCGCACGCGCCTGGGCATCATCGCGATCCTGCTGCCGGGCGACGAGCTCTCCGTCGGTGAGATCGCGCAGCGGCTCGAGCGGCCGGTACCCGCGGTCTCCCAGCACCTCGCCAAACTGAAGAGCGGACGGCTCGTGCTGAGCCGGCGCGAGGGCACCTCGATCAAGTACCGGCTATGCGGCGAACACGTGTCGCTGCTCGTCGAGAACCTCCTGCAGCACACCGAGCACGAGCTGTTCGCCGAGCCGCCGCACCACCGCTTCGCCGAAGCTGGCGAGACTGAGCAGGCCCGGAGCGCACCGGCGGCAGCCCGCGCGTAG
- the rpsN gene encoding 30S ribosomal protein S14 codes for MAKKSMIAKNKQRQAIVDRYAEKRAELKKALVDPNGTDESREAARVGLQKLPRNASPVRVRSRDVIDGRPRGVLSKYGVSRVRFRDMAHRGELPGITKSSW; via the coding sequence ATGGCGAAGAAGAGCATGATTGCGAAGAACAAGCAGCGCCAGGCGATCGTCGACCGCTACGCGGAGAAGCGCGCCGAGCTGAAGAAGGCGCTCGTTGACCCCAACGGCACCGACGAGAGCCGCGAGGCCGCTCGCGTGGGCCTGCAGAAGCTGCCCCGCAACGCTTCGCCGGTGCGCGTGCGCAGCCGCGACGTCATCGACGGCCGCCCCCGCGGCGTGCTGTCGAAGTACGGCGTCTCGCGTGTGCGTTTCCGCGACATGGCGCACCGGGGCGAGCTGCCCGGCATCACCAAGTCGAGCTGGTAA
- the rpmG gene encoding 50S ribosomal protein L33, protein MAKDKDVRPIIKLRSTAGTGFTYVTKKNRRNTPDRLVLKKYDPVIRKHVEFREER, encoded by the coding sequence ATGGCGAAGGACAAGGACGTACGTCCGATCATCAAGCTCCGCTCGACCGCGGGCACCGGGTTCACCTACGTGACGAAGAAGAACCGTCGCAACACCCCCGATCGCCTCGTGCTCAAGAAGTACGACCCGGTCATCCGCAAGCACGTCGAGTTCCGAGAGGAGCGTTAA
- the rpmB gene encoding 50S ribosomal protein L28 → MAAVCQVTGAVPGFGHNISHSHRRTKRRFDPNIQKKTYYVPSLGRKVTLTLSAKGIKVIDARGIDAVVADLQKRGVKF, encoded by the coding sequence ATGGCAGCAGTGTGCCAGGTGACCGGCGCCGTTCCCGGCTTCGGTCACAACATCTCGCACTCGCACCGTCGCACCAAGCGTCGGTTCGATCCGAACATCCAGAAGAAGACCTACTACGTGCCGTCGCTCGGCCGCAAGGTGACCCTCACCCTGTCGGCCAAGGGCATCAAGGTGATCGATGCCCGCGGCATCGACGCCGTCGTGGCTGATCTGCAGAAGCGTGGGGTGAAGTTCTAA
- a CDS encoding dicarboxylate/amino acid:cation symporter, whose protein sequence is MKLFRSVPLLGWIVVAILLGILLGPVMPDWLGGVFLTYNSIFSGFLGFAVPLIIFGLVTPAIAELGKGAGKWLGITAVIAYGSTIMAGLLAYVVSRWLFTASMSAGGVESLDEGSGSGFAPYFSVVSAPGDSATEIVLAPVIDVMSALVLAFVIGIGLTAFRSRVIFRGAVEFRTIIESLIRRIVVPALPLFIFGIFMDLSASGAAIEVVTKFLLVVIVSFALTFVVLLLQYAAAGAMAGANPLRALWNMRDAYFTALGTSSSAATIPVTLASTKKNGVSDAVAGFVVPLGATIHLSGSMVKITCFSIAVLLLTGGDVSFGAYFPFILMLGVMMVAAPGVPGGAIAAAAGLLVQMLGFGDMEVGLMFAAYIALDSFGTATNVTGDGAIAMIVNRLSRGRLGPQAQEEADEVVETLDPDPDQRHSLA, encoded by the coding sequence ATGAAACTGTTCCGCTCCGTCCCTCTTCTCGGATGGATCGTCGTCGCGATCCTGCTCGGCATTTTGCTCGGCCCGGTCATGCCCGACTGGTTGGGAGGCGTGTTCCTCACCTACAACTCGATCTTCTCGGGGTTCCTCGGCTTCGCCGTGCCGCTCATCATCTTCGGTCTCGTGACCCCCGCGATCGCGGAGCTCGGCAAGGGCGCGGGCAAGTGGCTCGGGATCACCGCGGTCATCGCGTACGGTTCGACGATCATGGCGGGCCTGCTCGCCTACGTCGTGAGCCGCTGGCTCTTCACCGCGTCGATGTCGGCCGGCGGCGTGGAATCACTGGACGAGGGAAGCGGATCGGGGTTCGCCCCTTACTTCTCGGTCGTGTCCGCGCCGGGCGACTCCGCCACCGAGATCGTGCTCGCTCCCGTGATCGACGTGATGAGCGCGCTCGTGCTCGCGTTCGTCATCGGGATCGGCCTGACCGCGTTCCGCAGTCGCGTGATCTTCCGCGGCGCGGTCGAGTTCCGCACGATCATCGAGTCGCTGATCCGGCGCATCGTCGTGCCTGCCCTACCGCTCTTCATCTTCGGTATCTTCATGGATCTCTCGGCGAGCGGTGCGGCGATCGAGGTCGTCACGAAGTTCCTGCTCGTGGTGATCGTCTCGTTCGCCCTGACCTTCGTCGTGCTCCTGCTGCAGTACGCGGCGGCGGGCGCGATGGCCGGAGCCAACCCGCTTCGCGCGCTCTGGAACATGCGCGATGCCTACTTCACCGCTCTCGGCACCTCGTCGTCGGCCGCCACGATCCCCGTCACGCTCGCGTCGACCAAGAAGAACGGCGTCTCCGACGCGGTCGCGGGCTTCGTGGTGCCGCTGGGCGCCACGATCCATCTCTCGGGCTCGATGGTGAAGATCACCTGCTTCTCGATCGCGGTGCTGCTGCTCACGGGCGGTGATGTGTCGTTCGGCGCCTACTTCCCCTTCATCCTCATGCTCGGCGTGATGATGGTGGCGGCGCCCGGCGTGCCTGGAGGCGCGATCGCCGCCGCGGCGGGCCTGCTCGTGCAGATGCTCGGCTTCGGCGATATGGAGGTCGGGCTCATGTTCGCCGCCTACATCGCGCTCGACAGCTTCGGCACGGCCACCAACGTGACCGGCGACGGCGCGATCGCCATGATCGTGAACCGTCTCTCCCGCGGCCGCCTCGGGCCGCAGGCCCAGGAGGAGGCCGACGAGGTCGTCGAGACACTGGATCCGGATCCGGATCAGCGCCACTCGCTGGCCTGA
- a CDS encoding Ldh family oxidoreductase: MRTGSAPPHEKTGERIPFEHLVEAIETTLSAAGASPEVAAILARNHAGCERDGALSHGVFRVPQHVETLRSGYLDGAAEPGVEVVSPGYIRVDAANGIAQLALERARGDIMRAVEVQGVAVVAIRDSHHHSALWPDLEPFAEAGTVALTAVTGGEPNVAPAGVREPVFGTNPFAFAIPVDGARPLIADFATSSMSFGDVTLAASAGGEVPPGTGVDSAGNATTEARAIVEGGSLLPFGGHKGAMLSMLVELLASGLTGGDFSFETGGEKPADAHSTRTGQFLLVLDPDRGGSGSGFAARAAQLVRTLREAGMDRMPADHRYRARAEAERLGIPVTAAIRELLER, from the coding sequence ATGCGGACGGGCTCTGCTCCACCCCACGAGAAGACCGGCGAACGCATCCCGTTCGAGCATCTCGTCGAAGCCATCGAGACGACGCTCTCCGCGGCCGGGGCCTCGCCCGAGGTCGCCGCGATCCTCGCCCGCAACCACGCGGGGTGCGAGCGCGACGGCGCCCTCAGCCACGGGGTCTTCCGAGTGCCGCAGCACGTGGAGACCCTGCGCAGCGGCTATCTCGACGGCGCGGCCGAGCCGGGGGTCGAAGTCGTCAGCCCTGGCTACATCAGGGTGGATGCCGCCAACGGCATCGCACAGCTCGCGCTCGAGCGCGCACGCGGCGACATCATGCGGGCGGTCGAGGTTCAGGGCGTCGCGGTCGTCGCGATCCGCGATTCCCATCATCACAGCGCCCTGTGGCCCGATCTCGAGCCGTTCGCCGAGGCCGGCACCGTGGCACTCACCGCGGTGACCGGCGGAGAGCCGAACGTCGCACCCGCCGGGGTCCGCGAACCGGTCTTCGGCACCAATCCGTTCGCCTTCGCGATCCCGGTCGACGGTGCTCGCCCGCTCATCGCGGACTTCGCGACCTCTTCGATGTCGTTCGGCGACGTCACCCTGGCGGCAAGCGCGGGCGGTGAAGTGCCGCCCGGCACCGGGGTCGACTCGGCCGGCAACGCGACCACCGAGGCGCGCGCCATCGTCGAAGGCGGCTCGCTGCTGCCGTTCGGCGGGCACAAGGGCGCGATGCTCTCGATGCTGGTCGAACTGCTGGCGTCCGGCCTCACGGGCGGCGACTTCTCGTTCGAGACCGGCGGCGAGAAGCCGGCCGACGCGCATTCCACGCGCACCGGCCAGTTCCTCCTCGTGCTCGATCCGGATCGCGGCGGCTCCGGTAGCGGCTTCGCAGCGCGCGCCGCGCAGCTGGTGCGAACGCTCCGAGAAGCGGGCATGGATCGCATGCCCGCCGATCACCGTTACCGGGCGCGAGCAGAAGCCGAGAGGCTCGGGATCCCGGTCACCGCCGCGATCCGCGAGCTGCTGGAGCGCTGA
- a CDS encoding SGNH/GDSL hydrolase family protein, producing MRYVAIGDSFTEGVGDEQPDGSVRGWADLVAQGLADATGAPIQYANLAIRGRLLGPIIAEQLEPALALGPTLVTFNGGGNDMLRPGTDLAWISTETERALRRIREAGAEPLLLAGANPTGGLPGGARVRAKGDELVREARGIAERLGIRFADNWSDAELAGRQYWSHDRLHLAPVGHRRVAANVLRALGHPAPSDWVIEASPIPNPSRREQLRYTREHVVPWVKRRLTGRSSGDGRTAKYGEWAWIAPRTRPRG from the coding sequence ATCCGCTACGTGGCGATCGGCGACAGTTTCACCGAGGGCGTGGGAGACGAGCAGCCCGACGGTTCGGTGCGCGGGTGGGCCGACCTCGTCGCGCAGGGCCTCGCCGACGCGACGGGCGCGCCGATCCAGTACGCCAACCTCGCGATCCGCGGCCGCCTGCTCGGTCCGATCATCGCCGAGCAGCTCGAGCCGGCGCTCGCCCTCGGGCCGACCCTCGTCACCTTCAACGGCGGCGGCAACGACATGCTGCGCCCCGGCACCGACCTCGCGTGGATCAGCACCGAGACCGAGCGCGCGCTGCGACGTATCCGCGAGGCGGGCGCGGAACCGCTGCTGCTCGCCGGCGCGAACCCCACCGGGGGGCTGCCCGGCGGCGCACGCGTGCGCGCGAAGGGCGACGAGCTGGTGCGGGAGGCGCGGGGCATCGCCGAGCGGCTCGGGATCCGCTTCGCCGACAACTGGAGCGACGCCGAACTCGCCGGACGGCAGTACTGGTCGCACGACCGCCTGCACCTCGCGCCCGTCGGCCACCGCCGCGTGGCCGCCAACGTGCTGCGCGCGCTCGGGCACCCGGCACCGAGCGACTGGGTGATCGAGGCGTCGCCGATCCCGAACCCCTCACGCCGCGAGCAGCTGCGCTACACCCGCGAGCACGTCGTGCCGTGGGTGAAGCGGCGCCTCACCGGTCGCTCGAGCGGCGACGGGCGCACCGCCAAGTACGGCGAGTGGGCCTGGATCGCGCCGCGCACCCGGCCCCGGGGCTGA
- a CDS encoding efflux RND transporter permease subunit gives MSFLTRTSLKNRLIVGLATIAVAVLGLISMGSLKQELMPSMQVPAAFVSVQSQGLAPEEMARTVTEPAEQALRAVPGVTRVTSSTSSGTADITVEWTFDESDEETIRTIRAAADGLKPTFPSGTEVQVFSGGADDMPAMMLSAGTSGDATAFADELAREVVPALQGLNGVQKVELAGREEQRILIALRPADVDRLKIDPAQIAPALETRGASLPAGQAESEQGRLAVTVGSSLGSVEEIAALPFTATDADGNVSLVHLSDFADVSTETVPADSISRVNGKPALTLQVFPAQGANVIDISHAVTAELDRLAPELGGEFVTIFDQAPFIEQSIHDLSVEGGLGLLFAVLVILAFLGSWRSTVIAALSIPLSLLITLVGLWWSGNTLNILTLGALTIAIGRVVDDSIVVIENISRRRGSGPLTVAGVVASVRQVAGAITASTLTTVAVFLPIAFVSGIAGQLFRPFAVTVTVALLASLLVALTIVPVLAYWFMRGRTRRSVAAVASADRVDPAGPAVDPAASAEDPDPAPPHHDDELAETRSAPDRLQRALMPALGATRRHPVITLIASTLVLAATLAMTPFLQSDFLGSSGNESLQLTQTPEQAGDREQLVAAAEPVERALARVPGVRDVMTSIPVGGTAGMPTAISYDVQLEDGADVETVGDAVERALEKVPDAGDVQLLTQDAFVGGPGGGGIALQIRGNDPAALREASDLLEKQLADSSSVQSVRSELTGEQPVMRVTLDEDRAALLGFDRALVADAVRGALEGTTVGSMMLDGQERDILLRTPGADRTAEALGAIVLPVTPQQTAQAQKLAADQLQEKAEAEAETQRANAAAELADQLNEAGSQRSQLVAQLGELNAQLAQLRSLPVVPESPRDPAEEAVARAQQERAEQLAAIEGAIAGAQSGIEGLDEQISALHQAQADADEQFAQQEQAEAEQKAAAAATGTAITLADIATVEEELTAPTITRADGERQVALTVTPRSGQLDAANAAVEQAIATAELPSGVSFELGGVSAEQDDAFAQLGAAMLAAIMLVLLVMVATFRSFRGPLVLLISIPFAATGAILGLLLTNTPLGLPALIGLLMLIGIVVTNAIVLMDLVNRLRAAGASLEEAVEHGTRLRLRPILMTAAATIFALVPMSLGLTGGGVFISKPLAIVVIGGLVSSTLLTLVLVPILYTLVERRRERVSLGRARRRARRIVAKRARLERARGAETGSASDAPRADDIDTLLEN, from the coding sequence ATGTCCTTTCTCACTCGCACCAGCCTCAAGAACCGCCTGATCGTCGGGCTCGCCACCATCGCGGTGGCCGTGCTCGGTCTCATCTCGATGGGCTCGCTCAAGCAGGAGCTCATGCCCTCCATGCAGGTGCCCGCCGCCTTCGTATCGGTGCAGTCCCAGGGCCTCGCCCCCGAGGAGATGGCGCGCACGGTCACCGAGCCGGCCGAGCAGGCGCTGCGCGCGGTGCCCGGGGTGACCCGGGTGACGTCGAGCACCTCGAGCGGCACCGCCGACATCACCGTCGAGTGGACGTTCGACGAGAGCGACGAGGAGACGATCCGCACCATCCGCGCGGCCGCCGACGGCCTGAAGCCGACCTTCCCCAGCGGCACCGAGGTGCAGGTCTTCTCGGGAGGCGCCGACGACATGCCCGCGATGATGCTCAGCGCCGGAACCTCGGGCGACGCGACGGCCTTCGCCGACGAGCTCGCCCGCGAGGTGGTGCCGGCCCTGCAGGGGCTGAACGGCGTGCAGAAGGTCGAGCTGGCAGGCAGGGAGGAGCAGCGGATCCTCATCGCGCTCCGCCCCGCCGACGTCGATCGGTTGAAGATCGACCCCGCCCAGATCGCGCCCGCCCTCGAGACGCGCGGAGCCTCGCTTCCCGCAGGGCAGGCGGAGTCCGAGCAGGGCCGGCTGGCAGTGACCGTCGGCTCCTCGCTCGGCTCGGTCGAGGAGATCGCCGCGCTGCCCTTCACCGCGACCGACGCCGACGGCAACGTCAGCCTCGTGCACCTCTCCGACTTCGCCGACGTGAGCACCGAGACGGTGCCCGCCGACAGCATCTCGCGCGTCAACGGCAAGCCTGCACTCACACTGCAGGTGTTCCCCGCGCAGGGCGCCAACGTGATCGACATCTCGCACGCGGTGACGGCCGAGCTCGACCGCCTGGCCCCCGAGCTCGGCGGGGAATTCGTCACGATCTTCGATCAGGCGCCCTTCATCGAGCAGTCGATCCACGATCTCTCGGTCGAAGGCGGCCTCGGCCTGCTGTTCGCGGTACTCGTGATCCTCGCCTTCCTCGGCTCGTGGCGCTCGACCGTCATCGCGGCCCTCTCGATCCCGCTGTCGCTGCTCATCACCCTCGTCGGACTGTGGTGGAGCGGCAACACCCTCAACATCCTCACCCTCGGCGCGCTCACCATCGCCATCGGTCGCGTGGTCGACGACTCGATCGTGGTGATCGAGAACATCAGCCGACGCCGTGGATCCGGTCCGCTCACTGTCGCGGGGGTCGTCGCCTCCGTGCGCCAGGTGGCCGGCGCGATCACGGCGTCGACGCTCACCACCGTCGCCGTCTTCCTGCCCATCGCATTCGTCTCCGGCATCGCCGGCCAGCTCTTCCGGCCGTTCGCCGTGACGGTGACCGTCGCGCTGCTCGCCTCGCTGCTCGTCGCGCTCACGATCGTGCCGGTGCTCGCGTACTGGTTCATGCGCGGGCGGACGCGGCGGTCCGTCGCCGCGGTTGCCTCGGCAGATCGGGTGGATCCGGCGGGTCCGGCGGTCGATCCGGCGGCGTCCGCAGAGGATCCGGATCCCGCACCGCCGCACCACGACGACGAGCTCGCCGAGACCCGATCCGCTCCCGACCGTCTGCAGCGGGCGCTCATGCCCGCCCTGGGGGCCACGCGACGCCACCCCGTCATCACACTCATCGCCTCGACACTCGTGCTCGCAGCGACGCTCGCGATGACCCCGTTCCTGCAGAGCGATTTCCTCGGGTCGTCGGGCAACGAGAGCCTGCAACTCACACAGACGCCCGAGCAGGCCGGCGATCGAGAGCAGCTCGTCGCGGCGGCGGAGCCCGTGGAGCGCGCCCTCGCCCGAGTGCCCGGCGTCCGCGATGTGATGACCTCGATCCCCGTCGGCGGCACCGCCGGCATGCCCACCGCGATCTCCTACGACGTGCAGCTCGAAGACGGGGCCGACGTCGAGACCGTCGGCGACGCCGTCGAACGCGCGCTCGAGAAGGTTCCCGACGCCGGCGATGTGCAGCTGCTCACCCAGGACGCCTTCGTGGGCGGCCCGGGCGGGGGCGGCATCGCCCTCCAGATCCGCGGCAACGATCCCGCAGCGCTGCGCGAAGCCAGCGACCTGCTGGAGAAGCAGCTCGCAGACTCGTCGAGCGTGCAGTCCGTGCGCAGCGAACTCACCGGGGAACAGCCCGTCATGCGGGTGACCCTCGACGAGGATCGCGCCGCGCTGCTGGGCTTCGACCGCGCCCTCGTCGCCGACGCCGTGCGCGGCGCGCTCGAGGGCACGACGGTGGGCAGCATGATGCTCGACGGCCAGGAGCGCGACATCCTGCTGCGCACGCCGGGCGCGGATCGCACCGCGGAGGCCCTCGGCGCGATCGTGCTGCCGGTCACGCCTCAGCAGACGGCGCAGGCGCAGAAGCTCGCCGCGGATCAGCTGCAGGAGAAGGCCGAAGCGGAGGCTGAGACGCAGCGCGCCAACGCTGCCGCGGAACTCGCGGATCAGCTGAACGAGGCGGGATCCCAGCGGTCGCAGCTCGTCGCCCAGCTCGGCGAGCTGAACGCCCAGCTCGCGCAGCTGCGAAGTCTGCCCGTCGTACCCGAATCACCGCGGGATCCGGCCGAAGAGGCCGTCGCCCGAGCGCAGCAGGAGCGCGCGGAGCAGCTCGCGGCGATCGAGGGGGCGATCGCCGGCGCTCAGAGCGGCATCGAGGGGCTCGACGAGCAGATCTCGGCGCTGCACCAGGCCCAGGCCGATGCAGACGAGCAGTTCGCCCAGCAGGAGCAGGCCGAGGCCGAGCAGAAGGCCGCTGCGGCGGCGACCGGCACGGCCATCACCCTCGCCGACATCGCCACCGTCGAGGAGGAGCTCACCGCGCCGACGATCACCCGTGCCGACGGCGAGCGCCAGGTCGCTCTCACCGTGACCCCGCGCTCCGGCCAGCTCGACGCGGCCAACGCGGCCGTCGAGCAGGCGATCGCCACCGCGGAGCTGCCGTCCGGCGTGAGCTTCGAGCTGGGCGGAGTGAGCGCCGAGCAGGACGACGCCTTCGCGCAGCTCGGTGCCGCGATGCTCGCCGCGATCATGCTGGTGCTGCTCGTGATGGTCGCGACGTTCCGCAGCTTCCGCGGGCCGCTCGTGCTGCTGATCTCGATCCCGTTCGCCGCGACGGGCGCGATCCTGGGTCTGCTGCTGACCAACACCCCGCTCGGACTGCCCGCGCTGATCGGACTGCTTATGCTCATCGGTATCGTCGTGACGAACGCGATCGTGCTCATGGATCTCGTGAACCGCCTGCGCGCGGCGGGGGCCTCACTCGAGGAGGCCGTCGAGCACGGCACCCGCTTGCGCCTGCGCCCGATCCTCATGACCGCGGCGGCGACGATCTTCGCCCTGGTGCCCATGTCGCTCGGGCTCACGGGCGGAGGGGTGTTCATCTCGAAACCGCTCGCGATCGTGGTGATCGGCGGGCTCGTCTCATCGACGCTGCTCACGCTGGTGCTCGTGCCGATCCTCTACACCCTCGTCGAGCGCCGGCGCGAGCGGGTCTCCCTGGGCAGGGCCCGCCGCAGGGCGAGGCGGATCGTCGCGAAGCGGGCTCGGCTCGAGCGCGCTCGCGGTGCCGAGACCGGCAGCGCGAGTGACGCACCGCGGGCCGACGACATCGACACCCTGCTCGAGAACTGA
- a CDS encoding Fur family transcriptional regulator — MQPKRNTWQREAVRAALAEARGFVSAQQLHQELRESGSTIGLATVYRALGSLSETGEADSLQSPEGENLFRSCTMTGHHHHLICRSCGDTRELSAAVVEEWTRRVGAEHGFTEIEHVVDLFGLCERCRGKS, encoded by the coding sequence ATGCAGCCGAAACGGAACACGTGGCAGCGCGAAGCGGTGCGCGCGGCGCTCGCCGAGGCGCGAGGGTTCGTGAGCGCTCAACAGCTGCATCAGGAACTGCGCGAGAGCGGGTCGACGATCGGCCTCGCAACCGTGTACCGCGCGCTCGGGAGCCTCTCCGAAACCGGTGAGGCGGACTCGCTGCAGTCGCCGGAGGGGGAGAACCTGTTCCGCTCGTGCACGATGACGGGGCACCATCACCACCTCATCTGCCGCAGCTGCGGGGATACGCGCGAACTCTCGGCCGCTGTCGTCGAGGAGTGGACGCGCAGGGTCGGAGCCGAGCACGGCTTCACCGAGATCGAGCACGTGGTCGACCTCTTCGGACTCTGCGAGCGCTGTCGGGGAAAATCCTAG